The following are encoded together in the Kingella negevensis genome:
- the thiD gene encoding bifunctional hydroxymethylpyrimidine kinase/phosphomethylpyrimidine kinase yields the protein MLKGKMMISQVLTIAGSDSGGGAGIQADLKTFQMRGAFGTSVLTAVTAQNTLGVHGIHVLPLEMISAQIDAIGADFDIRAYKIGMLGTAEVIECVANSIQKYDFGALVLDPVMVAKGGAPLLQESALNALKRELLPRAKVVTPNLPETEMLTGVAVQSDTDAERAARILQDLGAETVVIKGGHLGNSASAMCRDWVFARDENLVLESPRFDTRHTHGTGCTFSACIAAELAKGTDALSAIQLAKQGISRAISNPINIGHGHGAVNHWALRDDFQAA from the coding sequence ATGTTGAAAGGGAAAATGATGATTTCTCAAGTTTTAACGATTGCTGGCTCGGATAGCGGTGGCGGTGCAGGTATTCAAGCCGATTTGAAAACCTTTCAAATGCGTGGCGCGTTTGGTACAAGCGTTTTGACGGCGGTTACGGCGCAAAATACCTTGGGCGTTCATGGTATTCACGTTTTGCCGTTGGAAATGATTTCGGCGCAGATTGACGCGATTGGCGCGGATTTTGATATTCGGGCGTATAAAATCGGTATGCTTGGCACGGCGGAAGTGATTGAATGTGTGGCAAATTCGATTCAAAAATACGATTTTGGTGCTTTGGTGCTTGACCCTGTGATGGTGGCGAAAGGCGGTGCGCCGTTGTTGCAGGAAAGTGCTTTAAATGCGTTGAAACGTGAATTGTTGCCACGCGCCAAAGTGGTTACGCCCAATTTGCCCGAAACGGAAATGCTGACAGGCGTGGCAGTGCAATCGGACACGGACGCGGAACGGGCGGCGCGGATTTTACAAGATTTGGGCGCGGAAACGGTGGTGATTAAGGGCGGACATTTGGGCAATTCTGCAAGCGCGATGTGTCGTGACTGGGTGTTTGCGCGTGATGAAAATTTGGTGTTGGAATCGCCGCGTTTTGACACGCGCCACACGCACGGCACAGGTTGCACGTTTTCGGCTTGTATTGCGGCGGAATTGGCGAAAGGCACGGACGCGTTATCCGCTATTCAGTTGGCGAAACAAGGGATTAGCCGTGCAATCAGCAATCCGATTAACATCGGGCATGGGCATGGTGCGGTTAATCATTGGGCGTTGCGTGATGATTTTCAGGCTGCCTGA